One Proteobacteria bacterium CG1_02_64_396 DNA segment encodes these proteins:
- a CDS encoding V-type ATP synthase subunit B (produces ATP from ADP in the presence of a proton gradient across the membrane; the B subunit is part of the catalytic core of the ATP synthase complex), whose amino-acid sequence MPHPEYRMATQAQGALLFLQGVPGVALGERVVVHDHAGGRRNGQVIQTSDDLVLVQVFEGTDDLDLEQTWVRFLGRPFEMSLSPDLLGRIFDGIGRPRDDRPPLISSLKRNVNGAAVNPAARAYPKEFIQTGISTIDGLNSLVRGQKLPIFSGSGLPHNRLAAQIVRQARLPGEESNFSVVFAAMGVSYSDARFFQEDFESSGVLGNVAMFINLADDPPIERLILPRTALTAAEYLAFDLDRHVLVVITDMTHYASALREVATAKGDVPARKGYPGYLYSDLAEIYERAGRIRGRKGSITMVPILTMPSDDITHPIPDLTGYITEGQIVLSRELHNQGVYPPVHIPPSLSRLMKDGIGKDDTREDHPRVASQLYAAYARALEVRNLASIIGADELSDLDRAYMTFAETFEARFVGQGEDESRTVLETLNLAWDLISLLPADALSRVSEADLKRYHRYGG is encoded by the coding sequence ACCCCGAATACCGCATGGCCACACAAGCCCAGGGCGCCCTGTTGTTTTTACAGGGGGTGCCCGGCGTTGCGTTGGGGGAGCGGGTGGTGGTGCACGACCACGCCGGGGGGCGGCGCAACGGGCAGGTGATCCAGACCTCCGACGATCTGGTGCTGGTGCAGGTCTTCGAGGGGACCGACGACCTCGACCTGGAGCAAACCTGGGTCCGCTTTTTGGGCCGTCCCTTTGAGATGTCGTTGTCCCCCGACCTGCTTGGCCGGATCTTCGACGGCATCGGCCGCCCCCGCGACGACCGCCCTCCCCTGATTTCGAGCCTCAAGCGCAACGTTAACGGCGCAGCGGTCAATCCGGCGGCCCGGGCCTACCCCAAGGAGTTCATCCAGACCGGCATCTCGACCATCGACGGTCTCAACTCCCTGGTGCGGGGGCAGAAGCTGCCGATCTTCTCGGGCTCGGGGCTGCCCCACAACCGGCTGGCGGCCCAGATTGTCCGGCAGGCGCGGCTTCCCGGCGAGGAGAGCAACTTTTCCGTCGTTTTCGCCGCCATGGGGGTTTCCTACTCCGACGCCCGCTTCTTTCAAGAGGATTTCGAATCCTCCGGGGTGCTGGGCAACGTGGCGATGTTCATCAACCTGGCCGACGACCCCCCCATCGAGCGGCTGATTTTGCCCCGCACCGCGCTGACCGCCGCCGAATACCTCGCCTTCGACCTCGACCGCCACGTCTTGGTCGTCATCACCGACATGACCCACTACGCCTCGGCGCTGCGCGAGGTCGCCACCGCCAAGGGGGATGTGCCGGCCCGCAAGGGGTACCCCGGTTACCTCTACTCCGATCTGGCCGAGATCTACGAGCGGGCCGGGCGGATCCGGGGACGCAAAGGTTCGATCACCATGGTGCCGATTCTGACCATGCCCTCGGACGACATTACCCACCCGATCCCCGATCTGACCGGCTACATCACCGAGGGGCAGATTGTGCTTTCGCGTGAGCTGCACAACCAAGGGGTCTACCCCCCGGTCCACATCCCCCCCTCTTTAAGTCGATTGATGAAGGACGGCATCGGCAAGGACGACACCCGCGAGGACCACCCCCGGGTCGCCAGCCAGCTCTACGCCGCCTACGCACGCGCCCTTGAGGTGCGCAATCTGGCCTCGATCATCGGCGCCGACGAGCTATCCGATCTGGATCGGGCCTACATGACCTTCGCCGAGACCTTCGAGGCCCGCTTTGTCGGCCAGGGTGAGGACGAATCCCGCACCGTGCTCGAAACCCTGAATCTGGCCTGGGACTTGATCTCGCTGCTGCCCGCCGACGCGTTGAGCCGGGTCAGCGAGGCCGATTTGAAGCGGTACCACCGGTATGGGGGGTAG